From Streptomyces sp. TLI_105, the proteins below share one genomic window:
- a CDS encoding amidohydrolase → MRPAPDLVLTRARVHTVDPDLPRAEAVAVTAGRISAVGTHAEVSALAGPATEIRDLGGRMLLPGFVDAHNHVRLGSDADSVQLAGARTLEEVHARIRTWAASHPDAEWIEAEAFDYGAIPGGRMPTAADLDPVTGDRPALVFTYDVHSVWLNTAALRRLGITRDTGRLPWGVVQKDPATGEPTGFVTGFAVLGLARRGQRALAEFLPWASEERRYKRLCASLDMAAENGLTTVVEPQNSPDDLFLFERARSEGRLRSRIIAALFHPHGTTAEDLDEFERCAERFDDDRFRVGPLKLYIDDVIEPHTAALFEPYANEPGNRGRTFYEPGEFAEVLTGLDRRGFQTFTHATGDRGIRTALDAHAAARTANGPRDARHQLVHVECLHPQDVGRFAELGVVACMQPRHCAPDVAGPGKDWAEGVGEHRWSHAWAFRSLREAGAKLAFSSDWNVAEMNPLAHLYTAVTRRAPDGGDSWVPGQTIDLTAAIEAYTMGSAYANFVDGDRGSVTVGKYADLVVIDRDLFAVPVEEIKDASVDETIVEGVTVFRR, encoded by the coding sequence GTGCGCCCCGCACCCGATCTCGTCCTGACCCGGGCCCGCGTCCACACCGTCGACCCGGACCTCCCCCGCGCCGAAGCCGTGGCGGTGACCGCCGGCCGGATCAGCGCCGTGGGCACGCATGCCGAGGTCTCCGCGCTCGCCGGACCGGCGACCGAGATACGCGACCTCGGCGGGCGCATGCTGCTCCCGGGCTTCGTCGACGCGCACAACCACGTCCGCCTCGGCTCCGACGCCGACAGCGTGCAGCTCGCCGGGGCCCGCACCTTGGAAGAGGTGCACGCCCGCATCCGGACCTGGGCGGCCTCGCACCCCGACGCCGAATGGATCGAGGCGGAGGCGTTCGACTACGGGGCGATCCCCGGGGGACGCATGCCCACCGCCGCCGATCTGGACCCGGTCACCGGTGACCGGCCCGCTCTCGTGTTCACCTACGACGTCCACAGCGTCTGGCTCAACACGGCCGCCCTCCGGCGTCTCGGCATCACCCGGGACACCGGCCGGCTGCCGTGGGGAGTGGTCCAGAAGGATCCCGCCACCGGTGAGCCGACCGGGTTCGTCACCGGGTTCGCCGTCCTGGGCCTCGCCCGCCGGGGCCAGCGCGCGTTGGCCGAGTTCCTTCCCTGGGCGAGTGAGGAGCGCCGCTACAAGCGTCTGTGCGCCTCGCTCGACATGGCCGCGGAGAACGGTCTGACCACCGTCGTCGAACCGCAGAACTCCCCCGACGACCTGTTCCTCTTCGAGCGGGCGAGGAGCGAGGGCCGGCTGCGCTCGCGGATCATCGCCGCGCTGTTCCATCCGCACGGTACGACCGCCGAGGACCTCGACGAGTTCGAGCGGTGCGCCGAGCGGTTCGACGACGACCGGTTCCGCGTCGGTCCGCTCAAGCTCTACATCGACGACGTGATCGAACCCCATACGGCCGCTCTGTTCGAGCCGTACGCCAACGAGCCCGGCAACCGGGGCCGCACGTTCTACGAGCCCGGCGAGTTCGCGGAGGTGCTGACCGGGCTGGACCGGCGCGGCTTCCAGACGTTCACGCACGCCACGGGCGACCGCGGCATCCGTACGGCCCTCGACGCGCACGCGGCCGCGCGCACCGCCAACGGGCCCCGCGACGCCCGCCACCAGCTCGTGCACGTCGAGTGTCTCCATCCGCAGGACGTCGGCCGGTTCGCCGAGCTCGGCGTGGTGGCCTGCATGCAGCCGCGGCACTGCGCGCCGGACGTCGCCGGTCCGGGCAAGGACTGGGCCGAAGGCGTCGGTGAGCATCGCTGGTCGCACGCCTGGGCGTTCCGCAGCCTGCGCGAGGCGGGCGCGAAGCTCGCCTTCTCCAGCGACTGGAACGTCGCCGAGATGAACCCGCTCGCCCACCTCTACACCGCCGTCACCCGCCGCGCCCCGGACGGCGGCGACTCGTGGGTGCCGGGTCAGACGATCGACCTGACCGCCGCGATCGAGGCGTACACGATGGGGAGCGCCTACGCCAACTTCGTGGACGGGGACCGCGGATCGGTGACCGTCGGCAAGTACGCGGACCTCGTGGTGATCGACCGGGACCTGTTCGCCGTGCCGGTGGAGGAGATCAAGGACGCGTCGGTCGACGAGACGATCGTCGAGGGGGTGACCGTCTTCCGCCGCTGA
- a CDS encoding YbhB/YbcL family Raf kinase inhibitor-like protein, with protein sequence MSDPTNRRPLPHDFHPPVPDLSVSSKDLTDGGVLPDAHVYAKGNSSPQLSWSAGPAGTRGYAVTCYDPDAPTGSGFWHWTVFDIPADVTELPAGAGTGNFEGLPAGALQARNDYGSRDFGGAAPPPGDGPHRYVFTVYAVDQEKLGPDADASPALVGFHLRFHAIARGRLIAEYEDTGE encoded by the coding sequence ATGAGCGACCCGACGAATCGACGTCCGCTGCCGCATGATTTTCACCCGCCGGTGCCCGACCTGTCGGTCAGCAGCAAGGACCTGACGGACGGTGGGGTCCTGCCGGACGCGCATGTGTACGCGAAGGGGAACTCCTCGCCGCAGCTGAGCTGGTCGGCAGGGCCGGCGGGCACCCGTGGCTACGCGGTCACCTGCTATGACCCGGACGCGCCGACCGGCAGCGGGTTCTGGCACTGGACGGTCTTCGACATCCCGGCGGACGTCACCGAGCTGCCGGCCGGGGCCGGGACCGGGAACTTCGAGGGGCTGCCCGCGGGTGCCCTGCAGGCCCGGAACGACTACGGCAGCAGGGACTTCGGCGGCGCCGCGCCGCCGCCGGGGGACGGTCCGCACCGCTATGTGTTCACGGTGTACGCCGTGGACCAGGAGAAGCTGGGCCCGGATGCGGACGCGTCGCCGGCACTCGTCGGTTTCCATCTCCGGTTCCACGCCATCGCCCGCGGCCGGCTGATCGCCGAGTACGAGGACACCGGAGAGTAG
- a CDS encoding NAD(P)H-dependent oxidoreductase produces MKTLIVHAHPEPKSLNSSLKDLAVSTLESAGHEVRVSDLYAMNWKAVVDAADYGPAASSPLKVALDSGRAFDAGTLTPDVVAEQEKLLWADTIIFQFPLWWYTMPAILKGWVDRVFTYHFAYGVGEHSDTKYGERFGEGTLAGKRALLSVTAGGPQAHYGARGINGPIDDLLFPIHHGILYYPGIEVLPPFVLYGTDRMTDDDYRGVAEAWEQRLLTLESREPIAFRRQNFGDYEIPSLRLKEGLEPEGRTGFGLHIRG; encoded by the coding sequence GTGAAGACGCTGATCGTCCACGCCCACCCGGAGCCCAAGTCGCTCAACAGCTCGCTGAAGGACCTCGCGGTCTCCACCCTGGAGTCCGCCGGGCACGAGGTGCGGGTGAGCGACCTGTACGCGATGAACTGGAAGGCGGTCGTGGACGCCGCGGACTACGGCCCCGCCGCCTCGAGCCCGCTGAAGGTCGCTCTTGACTCGGGCCGGGCCTTCGACGCCGGGACGCTCACCCCGGACGTCGTGGCCGAGCAGGAGAAGCTGTTGTGGGCCGACACGATCATCTTCCAGTTCCCGCTCTGGTGGTACACGATGCCCGCGATCCTCAAGGGCTGGGTGGACCGGGTGTTCACCTACCACTTCGCCTACGGCGTCGGTGAGCACAGCGACACCAAGTACGGCGAGCGCTTCGGCGAAGGCACCCTGGCGGGGAAGAGGGCACTGCTGTCGGTGACCGCCGGCGGCCCGCAGGCGCACTACGGGGCCCGTGGGATCAACGGCCCCATCGACGACCTGCTGTTCCCGATCCACCACGGCATCCTCTACTACCCGGGCATCGAGGTGCTGCCGCCGTTCGTGCTGTACGGCACCGACCGGATGACCGACGACGACTACCGGGGCGTCGCCGAGGCCTGGGAACAGCGCCTGCTCACCCTGGAGTCGAGGGAGCCGATCGCGTTCCGCCGACAGAACTTCGGCGACTACGAGATCCCCTCGCTCCGGCTGAAGGAGGGCCTGGAGCCCGAGGGCCGCACGGGCTTCGGGCTGCACATACGAGGCTGA
- a CDS encoding MFS transporter translates to MSQSTGTAAPAGAPRRSGPWKIATAAMIGTSVEWYDFGIYATAAALVFPELFFPEMSRALGTLMSFATLFVGALGRPLGAILFGHIGDRHGRKKALIWSMTLMGAATVCIGLLPTYSQIGVLAPLLLVLIRMIQSLAVGGEWGGAVLFAVEHAPPRRKAFFGSFPQVGDGVGYFLSTGVFALTALVGHDALAHWAWRLPFLLSAVLVAVGLVIRRSMDESPEFEAARRAEEASGQAGRGKESAPVIAVLRHAWKTWLLATGAFLITVGGYYIVVTFMSSYAVTELGFTDAQAAAAGTAASVVVIVCTPLSALFADRYGLRRVTLIGVLLHLVAAFPMFWLADTRSVAGLWLAMCLPMLASTIAYASLGTLASGWFAPRVRYTGLSMSFQTAGLLGTLAPAATTWLYSSFGGSWVPVAVAFAAMAAVSAVCLLACRPAPEAGTSPDASKVGAAALAPTAAAGMDAFPGGSDGAADVTRTG, encoded by the coding sequence ATGAGCCAGTCCACGGGCACCGCAGCCCCCGCCGGGGCGCCACGCCGCTCCGGGCCCTGGAAGATCGCCACCGCCGCGATGATCGGCACGAGCGTCGAGTGGTACGACTTCGGCATCTACGCCACCGCCGCCGCACTCGTGTTCCCCGAGCTCTTCTTCCCCGAGATGAGCCGGGCCCTCGGCACCCTGATGTCCTTCGCCACCCTGTTCGTCGGGGCCCTCGGTCGACCGCTGGGCGCCATCCTCTTCGGGCACATCGGAGACCGGCACGGCCGCAAGAAGGCGCTCATCTGGTCGATGACCCTGATGGGCGCCGCCACCGTGTGCATCGGTCTGCTGCCCACCTACAGCCAGATCGGCGTCCTCGCACCGCTGCTCCTCGTGCTGATCCGCATGATCCAGTCACTGGCCGTGGGAGGCGAGTGGGGCGGCGCCGTCCTGTTCGCGGTCGAACACGCCCCGCCCCGCCGCAAGGCGTTCTTCGGATCGTTCCCGCAGGTCGGCGACGGTGTCGGCTATTTCCTGTCGACCGGCGTCTTCGCCCTGACCGCGCTGGTCGGGCACGACGCGCTGGCGCACTGGGCATGGCGCCTCCCGTTCCTGCTGTCCGCGGTGCTCGTCGCCGTCGGTCTGGTCATCCGCCGCTCGATGGACGAGTCGCCCGAGTTCGAGGCCGCCCGACGGGCCGAGGAAGCCTCGGGCCAGGCCGGCCGGGGCAAGGAGTCCGCCCCCGTGATCGCCGTACTGCGCCACGCCTGGAAGACGTGGCTGCTCGCGACGGGCGCGTTCCTGATCACCGTCGGCGGCTACTACATCGTCGTCACCTTCATGTCGAGCTACGCCGTCACGGAGCTGGGCTTCACCGACGCCCAGGCCGCGGCCGCCGGAACCGCGGCCTCCGTCGTCGTCATCGTGTGCACCCCGCTCAGCGCGCTGTTCGCCGACCGCTACGGCCTGCGCCGGGTCACGCTCATCGGCGTCCTGCTGCACCTGGTCGCGGCCTTCCCGATGTTCTGGCTCGCCGACACCCGCTCGGTCGCCGGCCTGTGGCTCGCCATGTGTCTGCCCATGCTCGCCAGCACGATCGCGTACGCCTCCCTCGGCACCCTCGCCTCGGGGTGGTTCGCGCCGCGCGTCCGCTACACGGGCCTGTCCATGAGCTTCCAGACCGCAGGCCTGCTCGGCACCCTGGCCCCCGCCGCGACGACCTGGCTCTACTCCTCCTTCGGCGGCTCCTGGGTCCCCGTCGCGGTCGCGTTCGCCGCCATGGCGGCCGTGAGCGCCGTGTGCCTCCTGGCGTGCCGCCCGGCGCCGGAAGCCGGCACGTCCCCGGACGCGTCGAAGGTCGGCGCCGCCGCGCTGGCGCCGACCGCCGCGGCCGGGATGGACGCGTTCCCCGGCGGTTCGGACGGTGCCGCCGACGTCACCCGGACCGGCTGA
- a CDS encoding pyridoxal-dependent decarboxylase, with translation MHAYDEDLTQQVMGHLLDRLRLDPPPLGRLGEHEELALALKGAIGTGPRRPADVLRTYTDALEPTVVSCDHPAFLAFIPGAPTKAAALFDMVLSASSLHGVSWLEASGAVAAENQVLRLFADLAGMPQGAGGCFVSGGSAGNLSALIVARDTGRRRLGLAATAPVRIAVSDQVHSSVGNTLRIIGVEPLVVPTSDHRLTGTALASALERASADGGAPVVAVVATAGTTNAGIIDDLDGVAEQARAHELWLHIDAAYGGAALFVPELRARLRGIEHADSLVVDPHKWMFAPFDCGALLYREPHLARAVHTQDASYLDAIHGADGADHDTDWNPSDYAYHLTRRPRGLPLWFSLAVHGTDAYRDAVARGAEIARYTARLVEATEGLHLLREPELTVVLIRRSGWLPEDYYAWSKRLLASGLAFVTPSVWEGETVARLAFLHPGITEETVRTIIASLADGSGHGLGEPERP, from the coding sequence GTGCACGCTTACGATGAGGACCTCACCCAGCAGGTCATGGGCCATCTTCTCGACCGGCTCCGCCTCGACCCTCCGCCGCTGGGCCGGCTCGGAGAGCACGAGGAGCTCGCCCTGGCGCTCAAGGGCGCCATCGGCACGGGGCCGCGCCGCCCGGCCGACGTGCTGCGGACCTACACGGACGCGCTGGAGCCGACGGTCGTCTCCTGCGATCACCCCGCCTTCCTCGCGTTCATCCCCGGCGCTCCGACGAAAGCCGCCGCACTGTTCGACATGGTCCTCTCGGCCTCGTCCCTCCACGGCGTGTCCTGGTTGGAGGCCTCGGGCGCCGTCGCCGCGGAGAACCAGGTCCTGCGCCTCTTCGCCGACCTGGCGGGGATGCCGCAGGGCGCCGGAGGGTGCTTCGTCAGCGGCGGTTCGGCCGGCAACCTCTCCGCCCTGATCGTGGCCCGCGACACCGGCAGGCGCCGCCTCGGCCTGGCCGCGACGGCACCCGTCAGGATCGCGGTGAGCGACCAGGTCCATTCCTCCGTCGGCAACACCCTGCGGATCATCGGCGTCGAACCGCTCGTCGTCCCGACCTCGGACCACCGGCTCACCGGTACGGCCCTCGCCTCGGCGCTCGAGAGGGCCTCGGCCGACGGCGGCGCCCCCGTCGTGGCCGTCGTCGCCACCGCCGGCACCACCAACGCCGGCATCATCGACGACCTCGACGGCGTCGCGGAGCAGGCCCGGGCCCACGAGCTGTGGCTGCACATAGACGCCGCCTACGGCGGCGCCGCCCTGTTCGTGCCGGAACTCCGCGCGCGCCTGCGCGGCATCGAGCACGCCGACTCACTCGTCGTCGACCCGCACAAGTGGATGTTCGCGCCGTTCGACTGCGGGGCCCTCCTGTACCGGGAGCCGCACCTCGCACGCGCCGTGCACACCCAGGACGCGTCCTACCTCGACGCGATCCACGGTGCGGACGGAGCCGACCACGACACGGACTGGAACCCCAGCGACTACGCCTACCACCTCACCCGGCGTCCGCGCGGCCTGCCCCTGTGGTTCTCGCTCGCCGTCCACGGCACTGACGCCTACCGGGACGCCGTGGCGCGGGGCGCCGAGATCGCCCGGTACACCGCCCGTCTCGTCGAGGCGACCGAGGGCCTCCACCTGCTCCGCGAGCCCGAGCTGACGGTCGTCCTGATCCGCCGCAGCGGCTGGCTGCCCGAGGACTACTACGCGTGGTCCAAGCGCCTTCTCGCCTCCGGCCTCGCGTTCGTCACCCCCAGCGTCTGGGAGGGCGAGACCGTCGCCCGTCTGGCGTTCCTGCACCCGGGAATCACCGAGGAGACGGTCCGAACGATCATCGCGTCCCTCGCCGACGGGTCCGGTCACGGTCTCGGTGAGCCGGAGCGGCCGTAG
- a CDS encoding FadR/GntR family transcriptional regulator has product MGGTSASRNDGAGKRNEKEANGAGPRQAPSHAVVADALRQRIALGGFGPGDRLPTERDLAAVFGVGRNTVRQAVRELADEGLVVTTLGRSGGTRVAPAPRSGRDSRAAIAAGIRASLRDYMEYRQAIEPFAARLAAERGAAASRRGLVEMLEAKVADLGEYHRVDTRFHLGVAEAGGNEVLAEAVTRARTEMFVAGNALWLGSDWTPVYPTDRDFGRAFREEHEAIALAVLSGDGDTAERRMREHLKESHQQFLVLLDQFASTSG; this is encoded by the coding sequence ATGGGCGGGACGAGTGCGAGCCGGAACGACGGGGCGGGCAAGCGGAACGAGAAGGAGGCGAACGGCGCCGGCCCCCGGCAGGCGCCCTCGCACGCGGTCGTGGCCGACGCGCTGCGTCAGCGGATCGCGCTCGGCGGCTTCGGCCCCGGCGACAGGCTGCCGACCGAGCGGGACCTCGCCGCGGTCTTCGGGGTCGGCCGCAACACGGTCCGCCAGGCGGTACGGGAACTCGCCGATGAGGGGCTCGTCGTCACGACCCTGGGCCGCTCCGGCGGCACCCGGGTCGCACCGGCGCCCCGGAGCGGCCGCGACAGCAGGGCGGCGATCGCCGCAGGCATCCGCGCCTCCCTGCGTGACTACATGGAGTACCGCCAGGCCATCGAGCCGTTCGCGGCCCGCCTCGCCGCCGAGCGGGGCGCGGCGGCGAGCAGGCGCGGGCTCGTCGAGATGCTGGAGGCGAAGGTCGCCGACCTCGGCGAGTACCACCGCGTGGACACCCGGTTCCACCTCGGCGTCGCCGAGGCCGGTGGCAACGAGGTGCTCGCGGAGGCCGTCACGCGGGCGCGCACCGAGATGTTCGTGGCGGGCAACGCGCTCTGGCTGGGTTCGGACTGGACGCCGGTCTACCCGACCGACCGGGACTTCGGGCGCGCGTTCCGCGAGGAGCACGAGGCGATCGCCCTGGCGGTCCTGTCGGGCGACGGGGACACGGCCGAGCGCCGGATGCGTGAGCACCTGAAGGAGTCGCACCAGCAGTTCCTGGTCCTCCTGGACCAGTTCGCCTCGACCTCCGGCTGA
- a CDS encoding AraC family transcriptional regulator, which yields MSLDELRDLLERHARPDQSTAIDGVRICWADPGAEPEYSMSGVMLAVIAQGGKRLALGERVYEYGVGQYLVTSADLPVTGRVAPGGRELGFGMTLEPAVIAELMLQAGPGDLPRSAGSPRPGIMVSEASAELIDAIVRLLRLLDRPRDRRVLVPLIKREILWLLMTGEQGEAVRQLGLADSSLNHITRAVDWIRDNYTEAFRVEDLARSSGMSVSAFHRNFQSVTAMSPIQFQKQIRLQAARLLLANRPHDVTGVGHRVGYDSPSQFSREYKRQFGVPPSTDAARTRERVDHASAVVP from the coding sequence ATGTCCCTCGACGAGCTGCGCGACCTGCTGGAGCGGCACGCGCGACCTGACCAGAGCACGGCCATCGACGGCGTCCGGATCTGCTGGGCCGACCCGGGCGCCGAGCCGGAGTACTCGATGTCCGGCGTGATGCTGGCCGTCATCGCGCAGGGTGGCAAACGGCTCGCGCTCGGCGAGCGGGTGTACGAGTACGGGGTCGGCCAGTATCTGGTCACCTCGGCCGACCTGCCGGTGACCGGGCGCGTCGCACCCGGCGGCCGGGAACTCGGTTTCGGGATGACGCTGGAGCCCGCCGTCATCGCGGAGTTGATGCTCCAGGCCGGGCCGGGCGACCTGCCGCGATCGGCCGGGTCGCCTCGGCCGGGGATCATGGTCAGCGAGGCCTCGGCGGAGCTGATCGACGCGATCGTCCGGCTGCTCCGCCTGCTGGACCGGCCGCGTGACCGCCGGGTGCTGGTCCCCTTGATCAAGCGTGAGATCCTGTGGCTGCTGATGACAGGGGAGCAGGGCGAGGCGGTCCGCCAACTGGGCCTCGCGGACAGCAGCCTGAACCACATCACCCGGGCGGTCGACTGGATTCGGGACAACTACACCGAGGCCTTCCGGGTCGAGGACCTGGCACGTTCCTCCGGGATGAGCGTCTCCGCGTTCCACCGGAACTTCCAGTCGGTGACGGCGATGAGCCCGATCCAGTTCCAGAAGCAGATCCGATTGCAGGCGGCGCGGCTCCTGCTGGCCAACCGTCCGCACGACGTGACCGGCGTCGGCCACCGGGTGGGGTACGACAGCCCCTCGCAGTTCAGCCGTGAGTACAAGCGCCAGTTCGGCGTACCACCGAGCACCGACGCGGCACGCACGCGCGAGCGCGTCGACCACGCGTCCGCCGTCGTGCCCTAG
- a CDS encoding DinB family protein, which produces MTRIDDTPPAWDERTQLTTFLDYVRDTARAKCEGVSAENARKALLPGSPLMTMSGVINHLRWVEYYWFHVVFLGEEDRGPWTEEDPDREMRIAVDFPLPQLLDEYAEQSAHHRELVAGHGLDEQARRAVRDGLHVDLRWILLHLTEETARHNGHLDILREMLDGTTGD; this is translated from the coding sequence ATGACCAGAATCGACGACACGCCGCCCGCGTGGGACGAGCGCACCCAGCTCACCACGTTCCTCGACTACGTACGTGACACCGCCCGCGCCAAGTGCGAGGGCGTCTCCGCGGAGAACGCGCGCAAGGCGCTACTGCCGGGCTCACCGCTGATGACCATGAGCGGGGTGATCAACCACCTCCGCTGGGTCGAGTACTACTGGTTCCACGTGGTCTTCCTCGGCGAGGAGGACCGGGGCCCCTGGACCGAGGAGGACCCCGACCGCGAGATGCGCATCGCCGTCGACTTCCCGCTCCCGCAGCTGCTCGACGAATACGCCGAACAGAGCGCCCACCACCGTGAACTGGTCGCCGGGCACGGCCTGGACGAGCAGGCCCGGCGAGCCGTCCGCGACGGCCTCCACGTCGACCTGCGCTGGATCCTCCTCCACCTCACCGAGGAGACGGCCCGCCACAACGGCCACCTGGACATCCTGCGCGAGATGCTCGACGGCACGACCGGCGACTAG
- a CDS encoding NUDIX domain-containing protein, protein MTDFLPPEEYAASLPKATVFGALFFTDMNDRPVQLHAVYSAEHPWQLPGGTAEDGERPWRTAVRETAEETGLLVPGPPRLLAAVFGLPGASWPLATVGFVFDGGRLTDRQVASFTLAPEEHDEVRVLPLEEWRALMPVQDFARLTALAEARRSGVAAYVGDWDRDTGEAAR, encoded by the coding sequence ATGACCGACTTCCTCCCGCCCGAGGAGTACGCGGCCTCGCTGCCGAAGGCGACCGTGTTCGGCGCGCTCTTCTTCACCGACATGAACGACCGGCCCGTACAGCTTCACGCCGTCTACAGCGCCGAACACCCCTGGCAGCTGCCCGGCGGGACCGCGGAGGACGGCGAGCGGCCGTGGCGGACGGCGGTGCGGGAGACCGCGGAAGAAACGGGACTGCTGGTCCCCGGACCGCCGCGCCTGCTGGCGGCCGTCTTCGGCCTGCCCGGCGCGTCATGGCCGCTCGCGACCGTCGGCTTCGTCTTCGACGGGGGACGGCTGACCGACCGGCAGGTCGCAAGCTTCACGCTCGCCCCCGAGGAGCACGACGAGGTGCGGGTCCTCCCGTTGGAGGAGTGGCGGGCGCTGATGCCGGTGCAGGACTTCGCCCGCCTCACCGCCCTCGCGGAGGCCCGCCGGTCCGGGGTGGCGGCCTACGTCGGCGACTGGGACCGGGACACCGGGGAGGCGGCGCGGTGA